A stretch of Rhinopithecus roxellana isolate Shanxi Qingling chromosome 12, ASM756505v1, whole genome shotgun sequence DNA encodes these proteins:
- the PLEKHG5 gene encoding pleckstrin homology domain-containing family G member 5 isoform X1: MGTGPGVSGRLAACRPGPGLLSRDSEPSWAGGRARDGEGQVCHHADCQQLHRRGPLSLCEACDSKFHSAMHYDGHVRFDLPPPGSVLARNVSTRSCPPRTSPAVDLEEEEEESSVDGKGDRKSTGLKLSKKKARRRHTDDPSKECFTLKFDLNVDIETEIVPAMKKKSLGEVLLPVFERKGIALGKVDIYLDQSNTPLSLSFEAYRFGGHYLRVKAKPGDEGKVEQGVKDSKSLSLPILRPAGTGPPALERADPQSRRESLDILAPGRRRKNMSEFLGEASIPGQEPPTPSSCSLPSGSSGSTSSGDSWKNRAASRFSGFFSSGPSSSAFGREVDKMEQLEGKLHTYSLFGLPRLPRRLRFDHDSWEEEDDEDEDEDNACLRLEDSWRELIDGHEKLTRRQCHQQEAVWELLHTEASYIRKLRVITNLFLCCLLNLQESGLLCEVEAERLFSNIPEIAQLHRRLWAGVMTPVLEKARRTRALLQPGDFLKGFKMFGSLFKPYIRYCMEEEGCMEYMRGLLRDNDLFRAYVTWAEKHPQCQRLKLSDMLAKPHQRLTKYPLLLKSVLRKTEEPRAKEAVVTMIDSVERFIHHVNACMRQRQERQRLAAVVSRIDAYEVVESSSDEVDKLLKEFLHLDLTAPIPGASPEETRQLLLEGSLKMKEGKDSKVDVYCFLFTDLLLVTKAVKKAERTRVIRPPLLVDKIVCRELRDPGSFLLIYLNEFHSAVGAYTFQASGQALCRGWVDTIYNAQNQLQQLRTQEPPGSQQPLQSLEEEEDEQEEEEEEEEEEEGEESGNSAASSPTIMRKSSSSPDSQHCASDGSTETLAMVVVEPGETLSSPEFDGGPFSSQSDETSLSTIASSATPTSELLPLGPVDGRSCSIDSAYGTLSPTSLQDFVAPGPVAELVPRPPDSPQAPSPPPSPRLRRRTPVQLLTCPPQLLKSKSEASLLQLLAGAGTHGTSSAPSRSLSELCLAVPASGIRTQGSPQEAGPSWNCQGAPSPGSGPRLASCLAGEPAGSHRKRCGDLPSGASPRVQPEPPPGVSTQHRKLTLAQLYRIRTTLLLNSTLTASEV; this comes from the exons GTATGTCACCACGCCGACTGCCAGCAGCTGCACCGCCGGGGACCCCTCAGCCTCTGCGAGGCCTGTGACAGCAAGTTCCACAGCGCCATGCATTATGATGGGCATGTCCGCTTTGACCTTCCTCCACCAG GCTCTGTCCTTGCCCGGAACGTGTCCACCCGGTCATGCCCGCCGCGCACCAGCCCCGCGGTGgacttggaggaggaggaggaggagagctcTGTGGATGGCAAAGG GGACCGGAAGAGCACAGGCCTGAAACTCTCCAagaagaaagcaaggaggagacACACGGAT GACCCCAGCAAGGAGTGCTTCACCCTGAAATTTGACCTGAATGTGGACATCGAGACGGAGATCGTCCCAGCCATGAAGAAGAAGTCGCTGGG GGAGGTGCTGCTGCCTGTATTTGAAAGGAAGGGCATTGCGCTGGGCAAAGTGGACATCTACCTGGACCAGTCCAACACACCCCTGTCCCTCTCCTTCGAGGCCTACAGGTTCGGGGGACACTATCTTCGTGTCAAAG CCAAGCCTGGAGATGAGGGCAAGGTGGAGCAGGGCGTGAAGGACTCCAAGTCCCTGAGTCTGCCGATCCTGCGGCCAGCTGGGACTGGGCCCCCCGCCCTGGAGCGCGCGGACCCCCAGAGCCGCCGGGAGAGCCTGGACATCTTG GCCCCTGGCCGCCGCCGGAAGAACATGTCGGAGTTCCTGGGGGAGGCGAGCATCCCTGGGCAGGAGCCCCCCACGCCCTCCAGCTGCTCTTTGCCCAGTGGCAGCAGTGGCAGCACCAGCAGCGGCGACAGCTGGAAGAACCGGGCGGCCAGTCGCTTCAGTGGCTTTTTCAGCTCGGGCCCCAGCAGCAGCGCCTTTGGCCGG GAGGTAGACAAGATGGAGCAGCTGGAGGgcaagctgcacacctacagcctCTTCGGGCTGCCTAGGCTGCCCCGGAGGCTGCGCTTCGACCATGactcctgggaggaggaggatgatgaAGACGAGGATGAGGACAATGCCTGCCTGAGGCTGGAGGACAGCTGGCGGGAGCTCATTGATGGGCATGAG AAGCTGACCCGGCGGCAGTGCCACCAGCAAGAGGCAGTGTGGGAGCTACTGCACACGGAGGCCTCCTACATCAGGAAACTGCGGGTCATCACCAAT CTGTTCCTGTGCTGCCTCCTGAACCTGCAAGAATCAGGGCTGCTGTGTGAG GTGGAGGCGGAGCGTCTGTTCAGCAACATCCCGGAGATCGCGCAGCTGCATCGCAGGCTGTGGGCCGGCGTGATGACGCCGGTGCTGGAGAAGGCGCGGCGCACACGGGCGCTACTGCAGCCCGGGGACTTCCTCAAAGGCTTCAAGATG TTCGGCTCGCTCTTCAAGCCCTACATCCGCTACTGCATGGAGGAGGAGGGCTGCATGGAGTACATGCGCGGTCTGCTGCGCGACAACGACCTCTTCCGGGCCTACGTCACG TGGGCCGAGAAGCACCCACAGTGCCAGCGGCTGAAGCTGAGCGACATGTTGGCCAAACCCCACCAGCGGCTCACCAAGTACCCGCTGCTGCTCAAGTCGGTGCTGAGGAAGACTGAGGAGCCGCGCGCCAAGGAGGCCGTCGTCACCATG ATCGATTCCGTGGAGCGCTTCATCCACCACGTGAATGCGTGCATGCGGCAGCGCCAGGAGCGGCAGCGGCTGGCGGCTGTGGTGAGCCGCATCGACGCCTACGAGGTGGTGGAAAGCAGCAGCGACGAAGTGGACAAG CTCCTGAAGGAATTTCTGCACCTGGACTTGACAGCGCCCATCCCCGGCGCCTCCCCGGAGGAGACGCGGCAGCTGCTGCTGGAGGGGAGCCTGAAGATGAAGGAGGGGAAGGACAGCAAG GTGGATGTGTACTGCTTCCTCTTCACGGATCTGCTGTTGGTGACCAAGGCAGTGAAGAAGGCAGAGAGGACCAGGGTCATCAGGCCACCCCTGCTAGTGGACAAGATTGTGTGCCGGGAGCTACGGGACCCTG GGTCCTTCCTCCTTATCTACCTGAATGAGTTTCACAGTGCTGTAGGGGCCTACACATTCCAGGCCAGCGGCCAGGCCTTATGCCGTGGCTGGGTGGACACCATTTACAACGCCCAG AACCAGCTGCAACAGCTGCGCACACAGGAGCCACCAGGCAGCCAGCAGCCCCTGCAGAgcctggaagaggaggaggatgagcaggaggaggaagaggaggaggaggaggaggaggaaggcgaGGAGAGTGGCAATTCAGCTGCCAGCTCCCCCACCATCATGCggaaaagcagcagcagccccGACTCTCAGCACTG TGCCTCAGATGGCTCCACGGAGACCCTGGCCATGGTTGTGGTGGAGCCTGGGGAGACGCTGTCCTCCCCCGAGTTCGACGGCGGTCCTTTCAGCTCCCAGTCCGATGAGACCTCTCTCAGCACCATTGCCTCATCTGCCACGCCCACCAGTGAGCTGTTGCCCCTGGGTCCAGTGGACGGCCGCTCCTGCTCCATAGACTCTGCCTACGGCACCCTCTCCCCAACCTCCTTACAAGACTTTGTGGCCCCAGGCCCTGTGGCAGAACTAGTGCCTCGGCCCCCAGATTCCCCACAAGCTCCTTCCCCTCCACCCTCGCCCCGTCTCCGCCGCCGCACCCCTGTCCAGCTGTTAACCTGCCCGCCCCAACTGCTCAAGTCTAAGTCCGAGGCCAGCCTCCTCCAGCTGCTGGCAGGGGCTGGCACCCATGGAACATCCTCTGCCCCTAGCCGCAGCCTGTCAGAGCTCTGCCTGGCtgtcccagcctcaggtattagGACTCAGGGCTCCCCTCAGGAAGCTGGGCCCAGCTGGAATTGCCAGGGGGCCCCTAGCCCTGGCAGTGGTCCTAGGCTAGCTAGCTGCCTGGCCGGGGAACCTGCAGGCTCCCACAGGAAGAGGTGTGGAGACCTGCCCTCGGGGGCCTCTCCCAGGGTCCAGCCTGAGCCCCCACCAGGAGTCTCCACCCAGCACAGGAAGCTGACCCTGGCCCAGCTCTACCGAATCAGGACCACCCTGCTGCTTAACTCCACGCTCACTGCCTC GGAGGTCTGA
- the PLEKHG5 gene encoding pleckstrin homology domain-containing family G member 5 isoform X3 encodes MDDQSPAEKKGLRCQNPACMDKGRAAKVCHHADCQQLHRRGPLSLCEACDSKFHSAMHYDGHVRFDLPPPGSVLARNVSTRSCPPRTSPAVDLEEEEEESSVDGKGDRKSTGLKLSKKKARRRHTDDPSKECFTLKFDLNVDIETEIVPAMKKKSLGEVLLPVFERKGIALGKVDIYLDQSNTPLSLSFEAYRFGGHYLRVKAKPGDEGKVEQGVKDSKSLSLPILRPAGTGPPALERADPQSRRESLDILAPGRRRKNMSEFLGEASIPGQEPPTPSSCSLPSGSSGSTSSGDSWKNRAASRFSGFFSSGPSSSAFGREVDKMEQLEGKLHTYSLFGLPRLPRRLRFDHDSWEEEDDEDEDEDNACLRLEDSWRELIDGHEKLTRRQCHQQEAVWELLHTEASYIRKLRVITNLFLCCLLNLQESGLLCEVEAERLFSNIPEIAQLHRRLWAGVMTPVLEKARRTRALLQPGDFLKGFKMFGSLFKPYIRYCMEEEGCMEYMRGLLRDNDLFRAYVTWAEKHPQCQRLKLSDMLAKPHQRLTKYPLLLKSVLRKTEEPRAKEAVVTMIDSVERFIHHVNACMRQRQERQRLAAVVSRIDAYEVVESSSDEVDKLLKEFLHLDLTAPIPGASPEETRQLLLEGSLKMKEGKDSKVDVYCFLFTDLLLVTKAVKKAERTRVIRPPLLVDKIVCRELRDPGSFLLIYLNEFHSAVGAYTFQASGQALCRGWVDTIYNAQNQLQQLRTQEPPGSQQPLQSLEEEEDEQEEEEEEEEEEEGEESGNSAASSPTIMRKSSSSPDSQHCASDGSTETLAMVVVEPGETLSSPEFDGGPFSSQSDETSLSTIASSATPTSELLPLGPVDGRSCSIDSAYGTLSPTSLQDFVAPGPVAELVPRPPDSPQAPSPPPSPRLRRRTPVQLLTCPPQLLKSKSEASLLQLLAGAGTHGTSSAPSRSLSELCLAVPASGIRTQGSPQEAGPSWNCQGAPSPGSGPRLASCLAGEPAGSHRKRCGDLPSGASPRVQPEPPPGVSTQHRKLTLAQLYRIRTTLLLNSTLTASEV; translated from the exons GTATGTCACCACGCCGACTGCCAGCAGCTGCACCGCCGGGGACCCCTCAGCCTCTGCGAGGCCTGTGACAGCAAGTTCCACAGCGCCATGCATTATGATGGGCATGTCCGCTTTGACCTTCCTCCACCAG GCTCTGTCCTTGCCCGGAACGTGTCCACCCGGTCATGCCCGCCGCGCACCAGCCCCGCGGTGgacttggaggaggaggaggaggagagctcTGTGGATGGCAAAGG GGACCGGAAGAGCACAGGCCTGAAACTCTCCAagaagaaagcaaggaggagacACACGGAT GACCCCAGCAAGGAGTGCTTCACCCTGAAATTTGACCTGAATGTGGACATCGAGACGGAGATCGTCCCAGCCATGAAGAAGAAGTCGCTGGG GGAGGTGCTGCTGCCTGTATTTGAAAGGAAGGGCATTGCGCTGGGCAAAGTGGACATCTACCTGGACCAGTCCAACACACCCCTGTCCCTCTCCTTCGAGGCCTACAGGTTCGGGGGACACTATCTTCGTGTCAAAG CCAAGCCTGGAGATGAGGGCAAGGTGGAGCAGGGCGTGAAGGACTCCAAGTCCCTGAGTCTGCCGATCCTGCGGCCAGCTGGGACTGGGCCCCCCGCCCTGGAGCGCGCGGACCCCCAGAGCCGCCGGGAGAGCCTGGACATCTTG GCCCCTGGCCGCCGCCGGAAGAACATGTCGGAGTTCCTGGGGGAGGCGAGCATCCCTGGGCAGGAGCCCCCCACGCCCTCCAGCTGCTCTTTGCCCAGTGGCAGCAGTGGCAGCACCAGCAGCGGCGACAGCTGGAAGAACCGGGCGGCCAGTCGCTTCAGTGGCTTTTTCAGCTCGGGCCCCAGCAGCAGCGCCTTTGGCCGG GAGGTAGACAAGATGGAGCAGCTGGAGGgcaagctgcacacctacagcctCTTCGGGCTGCCTAGGCTGCCCCGGAGGCTGCGCTTCGACCATGactcctgggaggaggaggatgatgaAGACGAGGATGAGGACAATGCCTGCCTGAGGCTGGAGGACAGCTGGCGGGAGCTCATTGATGGGCATGAG AAGCTGACCCGGCGGCAGTGCCACCAGCAAGAGGCAGTGTGGGAGCTACTGCACACGGAGGCCTCCTACATCAGGAAACTGCGGGTCATCACCAAT CTGTTCCTGTGCTGCCTCCTGAACCTGCAAGAATCAGGGCTGCTGTGTGAG GTGGAGGCGGAGCGTCTGTTCAGCAACATCCCGGAGATCGCGCAGCTGCATCGCAGGCTGTGGGCCGGCGTGATGACGCCGGTGCTGGAGAAGGCGCGGCGCACACGGGCGCTACTGCAGCCCGGGGACTTCCTCAAAGGCTTCAAGATG TTCGGCTCGCTCTTCAAGCCCTACATCCGCTACTGCATGGAGGAGGAGGGCTGCATGGAGTACATGCGCGGTCTGCTGCGCGACAACGACCTCTTCCGGGCCTACGTCACG TGGGCCGAGAAGCACCCACAGTGCCAGCGGCTGAAGCTGAGCGACATGTTGGCCAAACCCCACCAGCGGCTCACCAAGTACCCGCTGCTGCTCAAGTCGGTGCTGAGGAAGACTGAGGAGCCGCGCGCCAAGGAGGCCGTCGTCACCATG ATCGATTCCGTGGAGCGCTTCATCCACCACGTGAATGCGTGCATGCGGCAGCGCCAGGAGCGGCAGCGGCTGGCGGCTGTGGTGAGCCGCATCGACGCCTACGAGGTGGTGGAAAGCAGCAGCGACGAAGTGGACAAG CTCCTGAAGGAATTTCTGCACCTGGACTTGACAGCGCCCATCCCCGGCGCCTCCCCGGAGGAGACGCGGCAGCTGCTGCTGGAGGGGAGCCTGAAGATGAAGGAGGGGAAGGACAGCAAG GTGGATGTGTACTGCTTCCTCTTCACGGATCTGCTGTTGGTGACCAAGGCAGTGAAGAAGGCAGAGAGGACCAGGGTCATCAGGCCACCCCTGCTAGTGGACAAGATTGTGTGCCGGGAGCTACGGGACCCTG GGTCCTTCCTCCTTATCTACCTGAATGAGTTTCACAGTGCTGTAGGGGCCTACACATTCCAGGCCAGCGGCCAGGCCTTATGCCGTGGCTGGGTGGACACCATTTACAACGCCCAG AACCAGCTGCAACAGCTGCGCACACAGGAGCCACCAGGCAGCCAGCAGCCCCTGCAGAgcctggaagaggaggaggatgagcaggaggaggaagaggaggaggaggaggaggaggaaggcgaGGAGAGTGGCAATTCAGCTGCCAGCTCCCCCACCATCATGCggaaaagcagcagcagccccGACTCTCAGCACTG TGCCTCAGATGGCTCCACGGAGACCCTGGCCATGGTTGTGGTGGAGCCTGGGGAGACGCTGTCCTCCCCCGAGTTCGACGGCGGTCCTTTCAGCTCCCAGTCCGATGAGACCTCTCTCAGCACCATTGCCTCATCTGCCACGCCCACCAGTGAGCTGTTGCCCCTGGGTCCAGTGGACGGCCGCTCCTGCTCCATAGACTCTGCCTACGGCACCCTCTCCCCAACCTCCTTACAAGACTTTGTGGCCCCAGGCCCTGTGGCAGAACTAGTGCCTCGGCCCCCAGATTCCCCACAAGCTCCTTCCCCTCCACCCTCGCCCCGTCTCCGCCGCCGCACCCCTGTCCAGCTGTTAACCTGCCCGCCCCAACTGCTCAAGTCTAAGTCCGAGGCCAGCCTCCTCCAGCTGCTGGCAGGGGCTGGCACCCATGGAACATCCTCTGCCCCTAGCCGCAGCCTGTCAGAGCTCTGCCTGGCtgtcccagcctcaggtattagGACTCAGGGCTCCCCTCAGGAAGCTGGGCCCAGCTGGAATTGCCAGGGGGCCCCTAGCCCTGGCAGTGGTCCTAGGCTAGCTAGCTGCCTGGCCGGGGAACCTGCAGGCTCCCACAGGAAGAGGTGTGGAGACCTGCCCTCGGGGGCCTCTCCCAGGGTCCAGCCTGAGCCCCCACCAGGAGTCTCCACCCAGCACAGGAAGCTGACCCTGGCCCAGCTCTACCGAATCAGGACCACCCTGCTGCTTAACTCCACGCTCACTGCCTC GGAGGTCTGA
- the PLEKHG5 gene encoding pleckstrin homology domain-containing family G member 5 isoform X5 codes for MDDQSPAEKKGLRCQNPACMDKGRAAKVCHHADCQQLHRRGPLSLCEACDSKFHSAMHYDGHVRFDLPPPGSVLARNVSTRSCPPRTSPAVDLEEEEEESSVDGKGDRKSTGLKLSKKKARRRHTDDPSKECFTLKFDLNVDIETEIVPAMKKKSLGEVLLPVFERKGIALGKVDIYLDQSNTPLSLSFEAYRFGGHYLRVKAKPGDEGKVEQGVKDSKSLSLPILRPAGTGPPALERADPQSRRESLDILAPGRRRKNMSEFLGEASIPGQEPPTPSSCSLPSGSSGSTSSGDSWKNRAASRFSGFFSSGPSSSAFGREVDKMEQLEGKLHTYSLFGLPRLPRRLRFDHDSWEEEDDEDEDEDNACLRLEDSWRELIDGHEKLTRRQCHQQEAVWELLHTEASYIRKLRVITNLFLCCLLNLQESGLLCEVEAERLFSNIPEIAQLHRRLWAGVMTPVLEKARRTRALLQPGDFLKGFKMFGSLFKPYIRYCMEEEGCMEYMRGLLRDNDLFRAYVTWAEKHPQCQRLKLSDMLAKPHQRLTKYPLLLKSVLRKTEEPRAKEAVVTMIDSVERFIHHVNACMRQRQERQRLAAVVSRIDAYEVVESSSDEVDKLLKEFLHLDLTAPIPGASPEETRQLLLEGSLKMKEGKDSKVDVYCFLFTDLLLVTKAVKKAERTRVIRPPLLVDKIVCRELRDPGSFLLIYLNEFHSAVGAYTFQASGQALCRGWVDTIYNAQNQLQQLRTQEPPGSQQPLQSLEEEEDEQEEEEEEEEEEEGEESGNSAASSPTIMRKSSSSPDSQHCASDGSTETLAMVVVEPGETLSSPEFDGGPFSSQSDETSLSTIASSATPTSELLPLGPVDGRSCSIDSAYGTLSPTSLQDFVAPGPVAELVPRPPDSPQAPSPPPSPRLRRRTPVQLLTCPPQLLKSKSEASLLQLLAGAGTHGTSSAPSRSLSELCLAVPASGIRTQGSPQEAGPSWNCQGAPSPGSGPRLASCLAGEPAGSHRKRCGDLPSGASPRVQPEPPPGVSTQHRKLTLAQLYRIRTTLLLNSTLTAS; via the exons GTATGTCACCACGCCGACTGCCAGCAGCTGCACCGCCGGGGACCCCTCAGCCTCTGCGAGGCCTGTGACAGCAAGTTCCACAGCGCCATGCATTATGATGGGCATGTCCGCTTTGACCTTCCTCCACCAG GCTCTGTCCTTGCCCGGAACGTGTCCACCCGGTCATGCCCGCCGCGCACCAGCCCCGCGGTGgacttggaggaggaggaggaggagagctcTGTGGATGGCAAAGG GGACCGGAAGAGCACAGGCCTGAAACTCTCCAagaagaaagcaaggaggagacACACGGAT GACCCCAGCAAGGAGTGCTTCACCCTGAAATTTGACCTGAATGTGGACATCGAGACGGAGATCGTCCCAGCCATGAAGAAGAAGTCGCTGGG GGAGGTGCTGCTGCCTGTATTTGAAAGGAAGGGCATTGCGCTGGGCAAAGTGGACATCTACCTGGACCAGTCCAACACACCCCTGTCCCTCTCCTTCGAGGCCTACAGGTTCGGGGGACACTATCTTCGTGTCAAAG CCAAGCCTGGAGATGAGGGCAAGGTGGAGCAGGGCGTGAAGGACTCCAAGTCCCTGAGTCTGCCGATCCTGCGGCCAGCTGGGACTGGGCCCCCCGCCCTGGAGCGCGCGGACCCCCAGAGCCGCCGGGAGAGCCTGGACATCTTG GCCCCTGGCCGCCGCCGGAAGAACATGTCGGAGTTCCTGGGGGAGGCGAGCATCCCTGGGCAGGAGCCCCCCACGCCCTCCAGCTGCTCTTTGCCCAGTGGCAGCAGTGGCAGCACCAGCAGCGGCGACAGCTGGAAGAACCGGGCGGCCAGTCGCTTCAGTGGCTTTTTCAGCTCGGGCCCCAGCAGCAGCGCCTTTGGCCGG GAGGTAGACAAGATGGAGCAGCTGGAGGgcaagctgcacacctacagcctCTTCGGGCTGCCTAGGCTGCCCCGGAGGCTGCGCTTCGACCATGactcctgggaggaggaggatgatgaAGACGAGGATGAGGACAATGCCTGCCTGAGGCTGGAGGACAGCTGGCGGGAGCTCATTGATGGGCATGAG AAGCTGACCCGGCGGCAGTGCCACCAGCAAGAGGCAGTGTGGGAGCTACTGCACACGGAGGCCTCCTACATCAGGAAACTGCGGGTCATCACCAAT CTGTTCCTGTGCTGCCTCCTGAACCTGCAAGAATCAGGGCTGCTGTGTGAG GTGGAGGCGGAGCGTCTGTTCAGCAACATCCCGGAGATCGCGCAGCTGCATCGCAGGCTGTGGGCCGGCGTGATGACGCCGGTGCTGGAGAAGGCGCGGCGCACACGGGCGCTACTGCAGCCCGGGGACTTCCTCAAAGGCTTCAAGATG TTCGGCTCGCTCTTCAAGCCCTACATCCGCTACTGCATGGAGGAGGAGGGCTGCATGGAGTACATGCGCGGTCTGCTGCGCGACAACGACCTCTTCCGGGCCTACGTCACG TGGGCCGAGAAGCACCCACAGTGCCAGCGGCTGAAGCTGAGCGACATGTTGGCCAAACCCCACCAGCGGCTCACCAAGTACCCGCTGCTGCTCAAGTCGGTGCTGAGGAAGACTGAGGAGCCGCGCGCCAAGGAGGCCGTCGTCACCATG ATCGATTCCGTGGAGCGCTTCATCCACCACGTGAATGCGTGCATGCGGCAGCGCCAGGAGCGGCAGCGGCTGGCGGCTGTGGTGAGCCGCATCGACGCCTACGAGGTGGTGGAAAGCAGCAGCGACGAAGTGGACAAG CTCCTGAAGGAATTTCTGCACCTGGACTTGACAGCGCCCATCCCCGGCGCCTCCCCGGAGGAGACGCGGCAGCTGCTGCTGGAGGGGAGCCTGAAGATGAAGGAGGGGAAGGACAGCAAG GTGGATGTGTACTGCTTCCTCTTCACGGATCTGCTGTTGGTGACCAAGGCAGTGAAGAAGGCAGAGAGGACCAGGGTCATCAGGCCACCCCTGCTAGTGGACAAGATTGTGTGCCGGGAGCTACGGGACCCTG GGTCCTTCCTCCTTATCTACCTGAATGAGTTTCACAGTGCTGTAGGGGCCTACACATTCCAGGCCAGCGGCCAGGCCTTATGCCGTGGCTGGGTGGACACCATTTACAACGCCCAG AACCAGCTGCAACAGCTGCGCACACAGGAGCCACCAGGCAGCCAGCAGCCCCTGCAGAgcctggaagaggaggaggatgagcaggaggaggaagaggaggaggaggaggaggaggaaggcgaGGAGAGTGGCAATTCAGCTGCCAGCTCCCCCACCATCATGCggaaaagcagcagcagccccGACTCTCAGCACTG TGCCTCAGATGGCTCCACGGAGACCCTGGCCATGGTTGTGGTGGAGCCTGGGGAGACGCTGTCCTCCCCCGAGTTCGACGGCGGTCCTTTCAGCTCCCAGTCCGATGAGACCTCTCTCAGCACCATTGCCTCATCTGCCACGCCCACCAGTGAGCTGTTGCCCCTGGGTCCAGTGGACGGCCGCTCCTGCTCCATAGACTCTGCCTACGGCACCCTCTCCCCAACCTCCTTACAAGACTTTGTGGCCCCAGGCCCTGTGGCAGAACTAGTGCCTCGGCCCCCAGATTCCCCACAAGCTCCTTCCCCTCCACCCTCGCCCCGTCTCCGCCGCCGCACCCCTGTCCAGCTGTTAACCTGCCCGCCCCAACTGCTCAAGTCTAAGTCCGAGGCCAGCCTCCTCCAGCTGCTGGCAGGGGCTGGCACCCATGGAACATCCTCTGCCCCTAGCCGCAGCCTGTCAGAGCTCTGCCTGGCtgtcccagcctcaggtattagGACTCAGGGCTCCCCTCAGGAAGCTGGGCCCAGCTGGAATTGCCAGGGGGCCCCTAGCCCTGGCAGTGGTCCTAGGCTAGCTAGCTGCCTGGCCGGGGAACCTGCAGGCTCCCACAGGAAGAGGTGTGGAGACCTGCCCTCGGGGGCCTCTCCCAGGGTCCAGCCTGAGCCCCCACCAGGAGTCTCCACCCAGCACAGGAAGCTGACCCTGGCCCAGCTCTACCGAATCAGGACCACCCTGCTGCTTAACTCCACGCTCACTGCCTCGTGA